From Glycine max cultivar Williams 82 chromosome 11, Glycine_max_v4.0, whole genome shotgun sequence, the proteins below share one genomic window:
- the LOC102661188 gene encoding bZIP transcription factor 53, whose amino-acid sequence MLSALPFQGNPFPALDYAFMPWDGLDSLGFKPTSPNPVTSSSGSGYPNRTHAEEKPASDKSNHVTSVMEERKRRRMISNRESARRSRIRKQRHLENLRNQMNLFRVENRKLNNGLQFLLHHCNRLRTENEWLLSERPMLRQKLANINQILLFRHLQPFSSAWPCNIVLAE is encoded by the coding sequence ATGCTTTCTGCTCTTCCTTTTCAGGGAAACCCATTCCCGGCGTTGGACTACGCTTTCATGCCGTGGGATGGGCTTGACTCTTTGGGCTTCAAGCCCACCAGCCCCAATCCCGTCACTTCGAGTTCCGGCTCAGGCTACCCAAACCGAACCCATGCCGAAGAAAAACCGGCCTCGGACAAGTCGAACCACGTCACGTCCGTCATGGAGGAGCGGAAACGCAGGAGAATGATATCGAACCGGGAATCGGCCCGAAGGTCACGCATTCGTAAACAGAGACATCTTGAGAACTTACGGAACCAGATGAATCTATTTAGGGTTGAAAATCGAAAACTGAACAACGGGTTGCAGTTTCTCCTTCACCACTGTAACCGCCTGAGAACCGAAAACGAGTGGCTCCTGTCCGAACGACCCATGCTCCGTCAAAAACTAGCCAACATAAATCAAATTTTGCTTTTCCGACATTTGCAACCATTTTCCTCTGCATGGCCCTGCAATATTGTCTTGGCGGAATAA
- the LOC100806293 gene encoding phytosulfokines has protein sequence MSKITVLFFTVLFLCCMITHSTRPQPAFHKESLVSTLHQDAEEVDESCEGIKEEECLIRRTLTAHIDYIYTQKHNNP, from the exons ATGAGTAAGATCACGGTCCTGTTCTTCACTGTTCTGTTCCTCTGCTGCATGATCACCCACTCCACGCGCCCTCAACCAGCTTTTCACAAGGAATCTTTGGTGTCAACACTCCATCAG GATGCTGAGGAAGTTGATGAAAGCTGTGAAGGTATTAAAGAAGAGGAGTGTTTGATAAGGAGGACACTTACTGCACACATCGATTATATTTATACGCAGAAGCATAATAACCCTTGA
- the LOC100808426 gene encoding protein PHLOEM PROTEIN 2-LIKE A10 — translation MEVLLVDQGFDYVRRKKKWILILCAVGLGGFSAYKLYHAPSVARKRKRLSKLLSAFVSVAESLSESADTIGIVSRDVKVFLESDSDQIPNSLKQISKIARSEHLSESLVSVTRAVTVGVLRGYESMNRTGGDQTGSSVVDRVLDKMLTPAGSGFASVVLGSFARNLVLAFYSDQQHNHSGGESNSINSNSETVLAWVDVVCGDRCGELIGNCVQLFVSTAVAVYLDKTMHINTYDDFFAGLTNPKHETNVRDMLVSVCNGAVETLVKTSHHVITSSNADVGSGSDSYLSIGETLRNEDLGIGMPSIQSKVDVCDDENKSGWVSKVSSSLAVPSNRRLVLDVTGRVTFETVRSFMEFVLQTFCASVRRCAHIVHEAVLEIVRYVAAKSSVVVTICLSLCLHMMGGGWALVPA, via the coding sequence ATGGAAGTTCTGTTAGTTGATCAGGGTTTTGATTATGTCCgtagaaaaaagaaatggaTCTTGATTTTGTGTGCGGTTGGGTTGGGTGGGTTCAGCGCTTACAAGCTCTATCACGCGCCTTCCGTTGCTCGCAAGAGAAAGAGGCTTTCGAAGCTTCTCAGTGCATTCGTTTCCGTTGCGGAATCCCTATCCGAATCCGCAGATACCATTGGAATCGTCTCCAGAGACGTCAAGGTTTTTCTGGAATCCGATTCAGATCAAATCCCCAATAGCTTGAAGCAAATTTCCAAGATAGCTCGCTCGGAACACTTGTCAGAGTCTTTGGTTAGCGTCACCCGTGCTGTGACCGTGGGAGTCTTGCGTGGTTATGAATCCATGAACCGGACCGGTGGTGACCAAACCGGTTCATCCGTCGTGGACCGGGTCCTTGACAAAATGTTAACACCAGCAGGGTCAGGTTTTGCTTCTGTAGTTCTTGGAAGCTTTGCTAGGAACCTTGTTCTTGCCTTCTATTCAGATCAACAACATAACCATTCAGGTGGGGAATCTAACTCGATCAATTCCAATTCGGAAACTGTTCTAGCATGGGTGGATGTAGTTTGTGGTGATAGGTGTGGGGAACTAATTGGGAATTGTGTTCAATTGTTTGTGAGCACTGCGGTTGCGGTTTATCTCGACAAGACCATGCATATCAACACCTATGATGATTTCTTTGCTGGCTTAACTAACCCAAAGCATGAGACCAATGTGAGAGACATGTTGGTATCTGTTTGTAATGGTGCTGTGGAGACACTCGTCAAGACATCTCACCACGTGATAACAAGTTCAAATGCTGATGTAGGTTCAGGTTCGGATTCATATTTGTCTATTGGAGAAACTCTGAGAAATGAGGACTTGGGTATAGGAATGCCATCGATTCAATCCAAGGTGGATGTTTgtgatgatgaaaataaaagtggCTGGGTGAGCAAGGTTTCGTCTTCGTTGGCGGTTCCAAGCAATAGGAGGCTTGTTCTTGATGTGACCGGCAGGGTGACATTTGAGACTGTTAGGTCTTTCATGGAGTTTGTTTTGCAGACATTTTGTGCTTCTGTGAGAAGATGTGCTCATATTGTTCATGAGGCAGTACTTGAGATTGTGAGATATGTTGCAGCCAAATCCTCTGTTGTTGTCACAATATGTCTCTCGTTGTGCCTGCACATGATGGGTGGAGGTTGGGCTTTGGTGCCTGCTTAA